One window of Vicinamibacterales bacterium genomic DNA carries:
- the gabT gene encoding 4-aminobutyrate--2-oxoglutarate transaminase, with protein MSAIRQVTKIPGPNSEAVMARREAAVPRGLYHATPIVAARAEGAIVEDLDGNRYIDLAGGIGTLNVGHSAPAVAAAVRAQLERFTHTCFSVAPYENYIALAERLIRLTPGSFAKKAMFLNTGAEVVENAVKIARHATGRPGVLVFEDAFHGRSLLTLSMTSKVHPYKAGFGPFPGEVHRVPYAYCYRCAYKRTPEECATACVDAIADHFKRYFDPASIAAVVVEPVLGEGGFVVPPRDFLPRLASLCRSHGIVVVADEVQSGFGRTGRMFACEHSGFEPDILVMAKSLAGGLPLGAVVGRADLMDSPEVGGLGGTFAGNPLAVAAAHAVLDLFEDGSMLARAEAIGARMEDRARTWLQRFPVVGDVRRLGAMVGIELVADRATRAPAKDATSAVARLAWQRGVLLITAGTYGNVLRSLVPLVISDAELDEALDVLESCLADVRA; from the coding sequence ATGAGCGCAATCCGGCAGGTCACGAAGATTCCAGGGCCGAACTCCGAGGCCGTCATGGCCCGTCGTGAGGCGGCCGTGCCGCGTGGCCTCTATCACGCGACGCCGATCGTGGCCGCAAGGGCCGAAGGTGCGATTGTCGAGGACCTGGACGGCAACCGTTATATTGATCTTGCGGGCGGCATCGGCACGCTGAACGTCGGGCACTCGGCGCCCGCCGTGGCCGCCGCCGTGCGGGCCCAACTCGAGCGCTTCACGCACACCTGCTTCTCCGTCGCACCCTACGAGAACTACATCGCGCTGGCCGAGCGGCTCATCCGGCTGACCCCGGGATCGTTTGCGAAGAAGGCGATGTTTCTGAACACCGGCGCCGAGGTGGTCGAGAACGCGGTGAAGATCGCGAGACACGCGACGGGACGCCCGGGCGTGCTGGTATTCGAGGATGCCTTCCACGGCAGGTCGCTGCTCACCCTCTCGATGACGAGCAAGGTCCATCCCTACAAGGCCGGATTCGGCCCGTTCCCCGGCGAGGTCCACCGTGTGCCATACGCGTACTGCTATCGCTGCGCGTACAAGCGGACACCGGAAGAGTGCGCGACCGCCTGTGTCGATGCGATCGCGGATCACTTCAAGCGGTACTTCGATCCCGCGTCGATTGCCGCGGTCGTCGTCGAGCCCGTCCTCGGCGAGGGCGGCTTCGTGGTGCCGCCGCGCGACTTCCTGCCCCGCCTCGCCTCGCTCTGCCGCAGCCACGGTATCGTCGTCGTGGCCGACGAGGTGCAGTCGGGCTTCGGGCGTACAGGACGGATGTTCGCCTGCGAGCACTCGGGGTTCGAGCCCGACATCCTGGTCATGGCGAAGTCCCTGGCGGGCGGCCTTCCGCTCGGAGCCGTCGTTGGCCGCGCGGACCTGATGGACTCACCCGAGGTCGGCGGCCTTGGCGGGACCTTCGCCGGGAATCCGCTGGCCGTCGCCGCCGCGCACGCCGTGCTGGATCTGTTCGAGGACGGCTCGATGCTGGCCCGTGCCGAGGCAATCGGCGCGCGGATGGAAGACCGGGCGAGGACCTGGCTGCAACGGTTCCCTGTCGTTGGCGACGTGCGGCGGCTTGGGGCCATGGTGGGAATCGAACTGGTCGCTGACCGCGCGACGAGGGCGCCAGCCAAGGACGCGACGTCCGCGGTCGCCAGGCTCGCGTGGCAGCGTGGCGTGCTGTTGATTACCGCGGGCACCTACGGGAATGTCCTCAGGAGCCTCGTGCCGCTGGTGATCTCAGACGCCGAACTCGACGAGGCCCTCGACGTCCTCGAGAGCTGCCTGGCCGACGTGCGGGCCTGA
- a CDS encoding M14 family metallopeptidase: MKTMLVRAILLLTVIGVVTAAAAAQTADPRPTVPGGTAPAARGQKVTGIIAVPAGSDAATNIPVAVVNGARPGPVLALVAGAHGTEYSSIIALEKMIALLEPAQIAGTVIVVPLVNLASFEQKIAHVNPVDGKSMNRFYPGNPNGSQTERAAYLITKQVVEPSDHLIDLHGGDLDESLRPYSYWTVTGNQKQDQIAREMALAFGLDTIIISADRPKDPAQSRYLENTASTRGKPSLTAEAGHAGTVETDDVNALINGCLSVMRYLKMLPGVPTIIDNPVWIERIAGITSEQTGVFYPLVKRGTYVQKGRLVGYVTDYVGKTVFEARAPESGVVLYLRAVPSMTKGETVANIGVVKKD; encoded by the coding sequence ATGAAGACCATGCTCGTTCGCGCAATTCTGCTACTCACCGTGATCGGGGTTGTCACCGCCGCTGCCGCGGCGCAGACGGCCGACCCGAGGCCGACCGTCCCCGGCGGGACGGCCCCGGCGGCGCGCGGCCAGAAGGTCACGGGCATCATTGCGGTGCCCGCCGGGAGCGACGCCGCCACGAACATCCCGGTGGCCGTGGTCAACGGTGCGCGGCCCGGTCCCGTCCTGGCGCTGGTGGCCGGCGCTCACGGCACGGAGTATTCGTCGATCATCGCGCTCGAGAAGATGATTGCGCTTCTCGAGCCCGCCCAGATCGCCGGTACGGTCATCGTCGTGCCGCTCGTGAACCTGGCGTCGTTCGAGCAGAAGATCGCGCACGTCAATCCGGTGGACGGCAAGAGCATGAACCGGTTCTACCCGGGGAATCCGAACGGGTCGCAAACCGAACGCGCAGCCTACCTGATCACGAAACAGGTGGTCGAACCGAGCGACCATCTGATCGATCTGCACGGAGGGGATCTCGACGAGAGCCTCAGACCCTACAGTTACTGGACGGTCACCGGCAACCAGAAACAGGATCAGATCGCACGCGAGATGGCGCTCGCCTTCGGACTCGACACGATCATCATCTCCGCCGACCGCCCGAAGGATCCGGCGCAGTCGCGCTACCTCGAGAACACGGCGAGCACGCGCGGCAAGCCGTCACTGACGGCCGAGGCGGGGCACGCAGGCACCGTGGAGACCGACGATGTGAATGCGCTCATCAACGGGTGCCTGAGCGTGATGCGATACCTGAAGATGCTGCCGGGCGTGCCGACGATCATCGACAATCCGGTCTGGATCGAGCGAATCGCCGGCATCACCAGCGAGCAGACGGGCGTATTCTATCCGCTGGTCAAGCGCGGAACCTACGTGCAGAAGGGCAGGCTCGTAGGTTACGTGACGGATTACGTCGGGAAGACCGTGTTCGAGGCTCGCGCTCCTGAATCGGGCGTCGTGCTCTACCTCCGGGCGGTGCCGTCCATGACGAAGGGCGAGACGGTGGCGAACATCGGCGTTGTGAAGAAGGATTAG
- a CDS encoding DUF1634 domain-containing protein: MIAPDVGRLERWLGRVLRIGVTTSTTLLAVGLVLQLAGGNARLAGLLTTAGLLVLMATPVGRVVISVAEYVLERDWPFFALTTTVLAILLGSLVVALL; this comes from the coding sequence ATGATCGCTCCAGACGTCGGACGACTCGAACGGTGGTTGGGCCGTGTGCTGCGGATTGGCGTGACGACCAGCACCACGCTGCTTGCGGTCGGCCTCGTGCTTCAACTGGCTGGCGGGAATGCCCGCCTGGCCGGCCTCCTGACCACGGCGGGCTTGCTGGTCCTGATGGCCACGCCGGTTGGGCGCGTGGTGATCTCGGTCGCCGAATACGTCCTGGAACGCGACTGGCCGTTCTTCGCTCTCACCACGACGGTGTTGGCCATCCTGCTCGGCAGCCTGGTCGTGGCGCTACTGTAA
- a CDS encoding aldehyde dehydrogenase family protein, translating into MASEHPFLLAGSWERSAHALPVVNPYDNSTVGSTWLAGDPEFERATVAAVAAAAEMWRLPAYERANILMRAFKELTERREEIGRTIAGEAGKAIRDALGEADRGTMTFQVAAEEARRIGGEVIPMDLAPHGRNRIAFTRRYPIGPVAAISPFNFPFNLTAHKLAPAIAAGNPIVLKPASKTPLSALILAEALDHAGVPKGALSVLPMSRRTGDRLVTDERYKLLTFTGSSSVGWGMKARAGRKKVILELGGNAGVIVDETADLDFAVRRVAVGGFALAGQSCISVQRVYVHRRLFDRFAAALVARVEMLKVGDPMDPATDIGPMIEEPEAARVDEWVKEAVREGAHVLTGGTRLGPALFAPTVLTGVPETAKVCAQEVFAPVVGLYPFDDFADAIARVNRSSFGLQAGVFTNDLLRTLVAMDALEVGGVIVNDVSAWRIDHMPYGGVKDSGIGREGPRYTIEEMTEPKLIVINRDVAQG; encoded by the coding sequence ATGGCGAGCGAACATCCGTTTCTCCTGGCCGGTTCATGGGAGCGTTCCGCGCACGCGCTTCCCGTGGTCAACCCGTACGACAACTCGACGGTCGGTTCGACCTGGCTGGCGGGTGACCCAGAGTTCGAGCGGGCGACCGTGGCCGCCGTGGCTGCCGCGGCCGAGATGTGGCGCCTGCCCGCATACGAACGGGCGAACATCCTGATGCGCGCGTTCAAGGAACTCACCGAGCGGCGCGAGGAGATTGGCCGCACGATTGCCGGCGAGGCGGGGAAGGCCATCCGCGACGCACTGGGCGAGGCGGATCGCGGGACGATGACGTTCCAGGTGGCGGCGGAGGAGGCGCGACGCATCGGCGGTGAAGTGATCCCGATGGATCTCGCACCGCACGGCCGGAACAGAATCGCCTTCACCAGGCGCTATCCGATCGGTCCGGTCGCGGCCATCTCGCCCTTCAACTTCCCTTTCAATCTCACGGCCCACAAGCTCGCGCCGGCGATTGCCGCGGGCAATCCAATCGTGCTCAAGCCTGCCAGCAAGACGCCGCTGTCGGCGTTGATCCTCGCCGAGGCCCTCGACCACGCCGGAGTGCCGAAGGGCGCGCTGAGCGTGCTGCCGATGTCGCGTCGGACCGGGGATCGCCTGGTGACCGATGAACGTTACAAGCTGCTGACGTTCACGGGGTCGTCCAGCGTCGGGTGGGGCATGAAGGCGAGGGCCGGCCGGAAGAAGGTCATCCTGGAGCTCGGCGGAAACGCCGGCGTCATCGTCGACGAAACCGCGGACCTCGATTTCGCCGTTCGCCGGGTTGCGGTTGGCGGATTCGCACTGGCCGGTCAAAGCTGCATCTCGGTGCAGCGCGTCTACGTTCACCGCCGCCTGTTCGACCGCTTTGCGGCCGCCCTCGTCGCACGTGTCGAGATGCTGAAGGTGGGCGACCCGATGGATCCGGCGACCGACATCGGACCGATGATCGAAGAGCCGGAGGCCGCTCGCGTCGACGAATGGGTGAAGGAAGCCGTGCGGGAGGGTGCGCACGTGCTGACCGGCGGCACGCGGCTGGGGCCGGCGCTGTTCGCGCCGACCGTGCTCACGGGCGTGCCGGAAACCGCGAAGGTCTGCGCGCAGGAGGTCTTCGCGCCGGTTGTGGGCCTCTACCCGTTCGACGATTTCGCCGACGCGATCGCCCGGGTCAACCGGTCGTCCTTCGGGCTGCAGGCAGGCGTGTTCACGAACGACCTGCTCCGCACGCTCGTCGCGATGGACGCACTCGAGGTCGGTGGAGTCATCGTCAACGACGTCTCCGCCTGGCGCATCGACCACATGCCGTACGGCGGCGTGAAGGACTCGGGCATCGGCCGCGAAGGTCCTCGCTACACGATCGAGGAGATGACCGAACCGAAGCTCATCGTGATCAATCGTGACGTCGCGCAGGGCTAG
- a CDS encoding N-6 DNA methylase, whose protein sequence is MLPGVSGTLVSEYFLEEILPVLFAGRLGESTRAHGWRSLVRWQRDRGRLLGPVSSARVVFDTAAIPVAATLGFTAGPAAPIPRADLIVAPLLADDSIRLLLVTAAWSQDLEQIWRTSIRHGLAAGTRWCVCTNGRSLRLVDARATHARRFVQFDLDAAIDDERSMAALWALLGADTFLVQETGASDHRRIDEAESSGDISLIEQVVAASARHTVGVCRSLRRGVLEALGELLSDFAGCTRNPHTTPGPDLDAIHEQALTVVYRILFLLFAESRSLVPVWHPVYRDSYSLEAARTLAERPGPARGLWETLQAISRLAHNGCRAGDLRVTPFNGRLFAPASTPLGEHGRVSDESARRVVLALSTAPGRSGAARARIVYRDLGVEQLGAVYESVLDYRPRLEPDTAPAPARAPNRRLRGGVRVRLEPGGRTRKATGTFYTPRSITSHLVRQTLEPLVAHATTEDILRLRIVDPAMGSGAFLVAACRFLAAAYEAAVIEGGGCQPNDVSDEDRRGFRRLIVQRCVYGVDRNPVAVQLARLSLWLTTLAPDRPLTFLDHHLRVGDSLVGASLDDLRRCPPGCAGRAERSGDVGGRLPLFGDEPTGPDIRAVWPDRDRVAALPDDTLAIVREKERLLGAMAGEASPLARWRTLADLWCAFSFMDRRVTDGGRLFGALADQVLRGRPSLPLALSASRLDEAREAARQRRFFHWVLEFPEVFFSADGTPLARPGFDAVIGNPPWDMVRGDDRDAAARRGGKVESGRLLRFARDSGLYRAQGAGHANLYQLFVERAVRLARDAGRIGLVVPWGLAADSGCAPLRRLLLDRCRVDSLISFENANAIFPIHRSVRFLVFTASTGGRTDAIPCWLGQRDPAVLDAIGEGPSGSGPRWPFIVTRGLLQRVSADDLAIPDLRTRLDLEILERVAHAFPSLASRDGWGVEFGRELNASDDRPHFDSSPEGLPVLEGKHLQPFRVVVPADGARIAAAAAHRLLRQSPTFGRPRLAYRDVASATNRLTLIAAIVPGGCVTVHTLFCARTPLSDEDQQFLCGMFNSLMANYLVRQRVTTHVSAGIIARLPVPGPSVASPQRHRIASLAARLSTSREPETDAAYVQLQAEAAAVYRVTAAELEHILGTFPLIDAAIRRQVADAWADLR, encoded by the coding sequence ATGCTCCCTGGCGTTTCCGGCACGCTGGTATCGGAGTACTTCCTCGAGGAGATCCTGCCCGTGCTGTTTGCGGGCCGCCTCGGTGAGAGCACGCGTGCCCACGGCTGGCGCAGCCTCGTCCGCTGGCAACGCGACCGCGGCCGGCTGCTCGGGCCGGTCAGCAGCGCACGCGTGGTGTTCGACACGGCCGCCATACCTGTGGCCGCGACCCTTGGGTTTACCGCGGGCCCCGCAGCGCCGATTCCGCGCGCGGATCTCATCGTCGCGCCGCTGCTGGCGGATGACTCGATCCGCCTGCTGCTCGTAACAGCGGCGTGGTCACAGGACCTGGAACAGATCTGGCGCACGAGTATTCGTCATGGCCTGGCTGCCGGGACCAGGTGGTGCGTCTGCACGAACGGGCGCAGCCTGCGGCTCGTTGACGCGCGCGCCACCCACGCGCGCCGTTTCGTGCAGTTCGACCTCGACGCTGCGATCGACGACGAGCGGAGCATGGCGGCGCTCTGGGCACTGCTTGGCGCAGACACTTTCCTGGTCCAGGAGACCGGTGCGTCGGACCACCGCCGCATCGATGAAGCGGAGTCGTCCGGCGACATCTCCCTGATCGAACAGGTCGTTGCCGCGTCGGCCCGCCACACGGTTGGCGTCTGTCGGTCGCTGAGACGCGGGGTCCTCGAGGCGCTTGGCGAGCTGCTGTCGGACTTTGCCGGCTGCACCCGCAACCCGCACACGACACCTGGACCCGATCTCGACGCCATTCACGAACAGGCATTGACCGTCGTCTACCGGATCCTGTTCCTCCTGTTCGCCGAATCGCGGAGCCTCGTTCCGGTGTGGCACCCGGTGTACCGCGACAGCTACTCGCTCGAGGCGGCGCGAACTCTCGCCGAGCGGCCCGGCCCCGCTCGTGGTCTGTGGGAGACGCTGCAGGCCATTTCCCGGCTCGCGCACAACGGGTGCCGCGCTGGCGACCTGCGCGTGACACCGTTCAACGGTCGCCTGTTCGCGCCCGCGTCGACGCCGCTCGGCGAGCACGGTCGCGTGAGCGACGAGTCGGCGCGGAGGGTGGTGCTGGCGTTGTCCACGGCGCCGGGGCGATCGGGTGCGGCCCGGGCGCGCATCGTGTATCGCGACCTGGGCGTCGAACAGCTTGGTGCGGTGTACGAAAGCGTACTCGACTACCGTCCGCGCCTCGAGCCCGACACGGCTCCAGCGCCAGCGCGCGCACCGAACCGCCGACTGCGAGGTGGAGTGCGGGTGCGCCTCGAGCCGGGCGGCCGGACGCGCAAGGCCACGGGCACGTTCTACACGCCGCGATCGATTACCAGCCACCTGGTGCGGCAGACGCTCGAGCCGCTCGTCGCGCACGCGACGACCGAAGACATCCTCCGCCTCCGGATTGTCGATCCCGCGATGGGCAGCGGCGCCTTTCTGGTTGCCGCCTGTCGGTTCCTCGCCGCCGCGTACGAGGCGGCGGTCATCGAGGGCGGCGGTTGCCAGCCGAACGATGTGTCGGACGAGGATCGCCGTGGGTTCAGGCGCCTGATCGTGCAGCGGTGCGTGTACGGCGTGGACCGAAATCCGGTCGCCGTCCAGCTTGCGCGGCTCTCGCTGTGGTTGACGACGCTCGCACCCGATCGGCCGCTGACGTTCCTGGATCACCACCTGCGCGTCGGTGACAGCCTCGTCGGTGCATCGCTCGACGACCTGCGGCGATGCCCGCCCGGTTGCGCCGGAAGAGCGGAGCGGTCTGGCGATGTCGGCGGCCGGCTGCCTCTGTTCGGCGACGAGCCGACGGGGCCTGACATCCGGGCGGTCTGGCCGGATCGCGACCGCGTTGCCGCGCTGCCGGACGACACGTTGGCGATCGTGCGGGAGAAGGAGAGGCTTCTCGGCGCCATGGCGGGCGAGGCCTCGCCGCTGGCGCGGTGGAGAACGCTGGCGGATCTCTGGTGCGCGTTCAGCTTCATGGATCGCCGCGTCACTGATGGCGGCCGCCTGTTCGGTGCGCTGGCGGATCAGGTCCTGCGCGGGCGCCCCTCCCTGCCGTTGGCGCTGTCCGCGTCCCGGCTCGACGAGGCGCGCGAGGCCGCGCGGCAGCGTCGATTCTTCCACTGGGTGCTCGAGTTCCCTGAGGTGTTCTTCTCCGCCGACGGGACGCCGCTGGCGCGGCCGGGGTTCGACGCAGTGATCGGCAACCCTCCTTGGGACATGGTGCGCGGCGACGACCGCGACGCGGCTGCCCGCAGGGGGGGCAAGGTGGAGAGCGGCCGGCTCCTTCGCTTTGCCCGCGACTCCGGGCTCTACCGGGCGCAGGGCGCGGGTCACGCGAATCTGTACCAGTTGTTCGTGGAACGTGCCGTCCGGCTGGCCAGGGACGCCGGACGGATTGGCCTTGTCGTGCCGTGGGGGCTGGCCGCCGATTCCGGGTGCGCGCCCCTGCGCCGCCTGCTGCTCGATCGCTGTCGCGTCGATTCACTCATCTCCTTCGAGAATGCCAACGCGATCTTCCCGATTCATCGCAGCGTGCGTTTCCTGGTCTTCACGGCCAGCACGGGCGGACGGACCGACGCCATTCCCTGCTGGCTGGGGCAACGGGATCCGGCGGTCCTCGATGCGATTGGAGAGGGCCCGAGCGGATCCGGACCTCGGTGGCCGTTCATCGTCACCCGCGGCCTGCTGCAGCGGGTGTCAGCGGACGATCTCGCGATTCCCGACCTGCGGACGCGGCTGGATCTCGAAATCCTCGAACGCGTGGCGCACGCGTTTCCGTCCCTTGCGTCCCGTGACGGGTGGGGCGTCGAGTTCGGCCGCGAGTTGAACGCCAGCGACGACCGCCCGCACTTCGACAGCAGCCCAGAGGGTCTTCCGGTGCTGGAGGGCAAGCATCTCCAACCGTTTCGCGTGGTCGTGCCGGCGGACGGCGCTCGTATCGCCGCAGCAGCCGCACATCGACTGCTCCGCCAGTCCCCCACCTTCGGCAGGCCGCGGCTGGCCTATCGTGACGTCGCGAGCGCGACGAACAGGCTGACGCTCATCGCCGCGATCGTTCCTGGCGGGTGCGTGACGGTGCACACACTGTTCTGTGCGCGAACGCCGCTCAGCGACGAGGACCAGCAGTTCCTGTGCGGTATGTTCAACAGCCTGATGGCGAACTACCTCGTTCGGCAACGCGTCACCACGCATGTGAGCGCCGGCATCATCGCCCGGTTGCCCGTGCCTGGACCCAGCGTCGCGTCGCCCCAACGACACCGGATTGCGTCGCTCGCGGCCCGTTTGTCGACAAGCCGTGAGCCGGAAACCGACGCGGCGTACGTGCAATTGCAGGCTGAGGCGGCGGCGGTCTATCGGGTGACGGCGGCGGAACTCGAGCACATCCTCGGTACGTTTCCGCTGATCGACGCTGCCATCAGACGTCAAGTCGCCGACGCGTGGGCTGATCTCCGCTGA
- a CDS encoding cupin domain-containing protein, with amino-acid sequence MIKRQQDMRIEMRDQIRGGDGTIRCINLLEKSECFGKVNLCALLNLEKGQSIGVHAHGPDAEIYYLLSGRLTATDNGVDTCLEAGDAMLTGNGETHSVRNDGDQLAVLMAVVLA; translated from the coding sequence ATGATCAAGAGACAACAGGACATGCGCATCGAGATGCGAGACCAGATCCGCGGCGGTGACGGCACCATCCGCTGCATCAACCTGCTCGAGAAGAGCGAGTGCTTCGGGAAGGTGAACCTCTGCGCCCTCCTGAACCTGGAGAAGGGTCAGTCGATCGGGGTGCACGCGCACGGACCCGATGCGGAAATCTACTACCTGTTGAGCGGCCGGCTGACGGCCACGGACAACGGCGTCGATACCTGTCTCGAAGCCGGAGATGCGATGCTGACCGGGAACGGTGAAACTCACAGCGTTCGCAACGACGGCGACCAGTTGGCGGTCCTGATGGCCGTCGTGCTTGCCTGA
- a CDS encoding 2-dehydropantoate 2-reductase gives MRIAVVGAGAVGGYYGGRLAQAGHEVVFIARGTNLRAVRERGVRVRSQLGDFVVAARAEADAALVGAVDLVILAVKTYSNREALLLLPPLVGPDTAVLTLQNGVDSADEVAAVVGAGHVLAGATYIGATLTAPGEIEHVGTVRRIVFGEAAGDRVISERVSRVHEVLAGADIQSEAAADSRIPIWEKFIFLAPVAALTAAARLAVGPAWAQPAFRDAFHRAMGEVEQLARHAGVAVADDVREQKMRYMDNSPATMRSSMMVDLVSGRPLELQALVGTVIRRGRAAAIDTPVMATLYGVLKPFEFGTPQ, from the coding sequence ATGCGAATTGCGGTTGTCGGCGCAGGTGCGGTCGGGGGCTACTACGGCGGGCGGCTCGCGCAGGCGGGGCACGAGGTCGTGTTCATCGCGCGTGGAACAAACCTCCGGGCTGTTCGTGAGCGAGGCGTGCGCGTTCGAAGCCAGCTCGGTGACTTCGTGGTCGCGGCCCGGGCCGAAGCCGACGCGGCCCTGGTCGGCGCGGTCGATCTCGTGATCCTCGCCGTGAAGACGTATTCGAACCGCGAGGCGCTCCTGTTGCTGCCACCCCTCGTCGGTCCGGACACGGCCGTGCTGACGCTGCAGAACGGCGTGGACAGCGCCGACGAGGTCGCGGCGGTCGTGGGCGCGGGGCACGTTCTCGCCGGCGCCACGTACATCGGCGCCACGCTGACCGCGCCAGGCGAGATCGAACACGTCGGCACGGTTCGTCGGATCGTGTTTGGCGAAGCAGCCGGCGATCGGGTGATCAGCGAAAGGGTCTCGCGCGTCCACGAGGTGCTGGCCGGAGCGGACATCCAGTCGGAAGCCGCCGCCGACAGCCGCATCCCCATCTGGGAGAAGTTCATCTTCCTCGCCCCAGTCGCGGCGCTGACGGCTGCGGCCCGGCTGGCGGTTGGTCCCGCCTGGGCACAGCCGGCGTTCCGTGACGCGTTCCACCGCGCGATGGGCGAGGTCGAGCAGCTTGCGCGCCACGCCGGCGTCGCGGTGGCCGACGACGTCCGGGAACAGAAGATGCGGTACATGGACAACAGCCCGGCGACCATGCGGTCGTCGATGATGGTCGATCTCGTCTCGGGCAGACCGCTGGAGCTCCAGGCGCTGGTCGGAACCGTGATCCGGCGCGGCCGCGCCGCGGCGATCGATACGCCGGTGATGGCGACGCTGTACGGCGTGCTGAAGCCCTTCGAGTTCGGCACCCCGCAGTGA
- a CDS encoding sulfite exporter TauE/SafE family protein, which produces MTVLFLAGGGAGVLGALLGLGGGVFLVPFLVLVLHLPMRLAVGISLTTVIATSSVVTSGRLGRSLVNLRLGMLLEVATTAGGLAGGITAASLSTPTLERLFGIVAMLSAVAMLTRLERRNVILDPAADPGRLGGRYYEAESGAVVSYQVRRVPLAMVVSFVAGSVSSLLGLGGGILKVPALNIWCGVPMRAAAATSAFMIGVTATAGAVIYYGRGEVVAWMAAATVLGVMVGSRAGFAVGARARAKWLKILLAAVLVAVSMLMLVKS; this is translated from the coding sequence GTGACCGTACTCTTCCTGGCAGGCGGCGGTGCGGGCGTGCTCGGCGCACTCCTCGGTCTTGGCGGTGGCGTCTTTCTCGTCCCGTTCCTGGTGTTGGTGCTCCATCTGCCCATGCGGCTGGCGGTCGGCATCAGCCTGACCACCGTCATCGCGACCTCGAGCGTGGTCACCTCCGGCCGGCTGGGCCGCTCCCTGGTGAATCTCCGGCTCGGCATGCTGCTCGAGGTGGCGACCACCGCTGGCGGTCTCGCCGGCGGCATCACCGCAGCCTCGCTCTCGACACCGACGCTCGAACGCCTGTTCGGGATCGTCGCCATGCTCTCTGCGGTCGCCATGCTGACGCGGCTCGAGCGACGAAACGTGATTCTCGACCCTGCGGCGGATCCCGGCCGGCTCGGCGGGCGGTACTACGAAGCCGAGAGCGGCGCAGTGGTCTCGTACCAGGTCAGGCGGGTGCCGCTGGCGATGGTCGTGTCGTTCGTGGCCGGGAGCGTCTCGTCGCTCCTCGGGTTGGGCGGCGGCATCCTCAAGGTCCCGGCGCTGAACATCTGGTGCGGAGTGCCGATGAGGGCCGCGGCGGCCACGAGCGCGTTCATGATTGGCGTGACGGCCACCGCTGGCGCGGTGATCTACTACGGCCGCGGTGAGGTCGTCGCGTGGATGGCGGCGGCCACGGTGCTCGGCGTCATGGTCGGATCCCGGGCTGGCTTCGCGGTCGGCGCCAGGGCTCGCGCCAAATGGCTGAAGATCCTGCTGGCGGCCGTCCTCGTGGCTGTCTCGATGCTCATGCTGGTGAAGTCGTGA